Proteins encoded within one genomic window of Episyrphus balteatus chromosome 1, idEpiBalt1.1, whole genome shotgun sequence:
- the LOC129921254 gene encoding ATP-binding cassette sub-family G member 1-like, which produces MAKMEKKIRSVDITFSNLTYTVDARNAKKDVLKSISGNFKSGELTAIMGPSGAGKSSLMNILTGFVKSGVNGTVSFGNTSKSRKMCCYILQDDHFFPWFTVEEAMILAATLKISNNSMNLKEKHMLIEHLLDMLKLTNAKQTKCARLSGGQKKRLSIALELIDNPPVLFLDEPTTGLDSSSSFDTITLLEELASEGRTIVCTIHQPSSTVYNIFKQIYVLDKGKCAYQGSPQNTVQYLRSLGLNCPEYHNPADYLLEVVSGEYGDFSAELIEAAQNKVWQYDAIEDVENMDSVQLIKMNEAVESGQKRWPSIESTKHIYPPPEWVKLWLLIGRCHVQFFRDWTVTYLKLAMHIMCAILIGLLYGDSGSNATKAISNVGLFIFGIAYLWYTTMMPGVVRFPLEIETIKKETFNNWYKLKTYYLATVITSTPVHIIFSSVFSTILYLMTDQPFELERFVKFVLTLIIMTIVADGFGVLLGTVLDPINGTFIGAVMTCYMIIYSGFLILFTHMSSIMRAVSYTSAHRYALESLILSVYDNGRVDMKCPPNVMYCHFKSADIILKNLGMSESNYGFNVGMLFLQLVAFKCLAYFTLRRKLFSQ; this is translated from the exons ATGGCTAAGATGGAAAAGAAAATTCGTTCTGTGGatataacattttcaaatttaacaTATACCGTCGATGCAAGaa atgcaAAGAAAGATGTACTTAAATCAATATCAGGTAATTTCAAATCAGGAGAATTGACTGCTATAATGGGTCCATCTGGAGCTGGTAAATCAAGTCTGATGAATATTTTAACTGGTTTTGT AAAATCTGGTGTCAATGGAACAGTATCATTTGGAAATACTTCAAAGTCACGTAAAATGTGTTGTTATATTTTACAAGATGATCATTTTTTCCCATGGTTTACCGTTGAAGAGGCTATGATATTAGCAGCtacattaaaaatatcaaataattcAATGAATCTCAAAGAAAAACATATGCtt atTGAGCATCTGTTAGATATGTTAAAACTCACAAATGCCAAACAAACCAAATGTGCAAGACTATCTGGTGGTCAAAAGAAGCGATTATCAATTGCGTTAGAATTAATTGATAATCCGCCTGTTCTGTTCTTGGATGAACCAACAAC AGGTTTAGATAGTTCATCATCATTTGATACGATAACCCTTTTGGAAGAGCTTGCCAGTGAAGGACGCACAATTGTTTGCACAATTCATCAACCCTCATCAACtgtttataatattttcaaacaaatttatgtCTTAGATAAAGGCAAATGTGCCTATCAAGGCTCACCTCAAAATACAGTACAATACCTTCGTAGTTTAGGTTTGAATTGTCCCGAATATCATAATCCTGCAGATTATT TACTTGAAGTTGTTTCTGGTGAATATGGAGACTTTTCAGCTGAACTTATTGAAGCAGCACAAAATAAAGTATGGCAATACGATGCAATTGAAGACGTCGAAAATATGGACAGTGTACAGCTAATTAAAATGAATGAAGCTGTCGAATCTGGCCAAAAACGATGGCCATCAATTGAATCAACCAAACACATTTACCCACCTCCTGAATGGGTTAAGCTATGGCTACTCATTGGAAGGTGTCATGTTCAGTTCTTTAGAGATTGG ACGGTGACGTATTTGAAACTGGCTATGCACATTATGTGTGCGATACTAATTGGACTGCTTTATGGGGATTCAGGatcaaatgcaacaaaagcgaTTTCAAATGTTGGacttttcatttttggaattgCCTACTTATGGTACACGACCATGATGCCTGGAGTAGTAAGAT TTCCATTGGAAattgaaacaataaaaaaggAAACGTTTAACAACTGGTACAAACTTAAAACCTACTACCTGGCAACTGTGATAACGTCAACACCAGTTCAT ATAATATTTTCATCAGTCTTTTCTACGATACTATATTTAATGACGGATCAACCATTCGAATTGGAGAGATTTGTTAAATTCGTTCTAACATTGATAATAATGACAATAGTTGCTGATGGATTTGGTGTTTTGCTTGGAACAGTACTCGATCCTATT AATGGAACATTTATTGGCGCCGTTATGACTTGCTATATGATTATTTACTCCGGATTTCTAATTCTTTTCACTCATATGTCATCAATTATGAGAGCAGTCTCGTATACTTCAGCTCATCGATATGCTTTGGAGAGTTTGATACTTTCCGTTTATGATAATGGAAGAGTTGACATGAAGTGTCCACCAAATGTTATGTATTGtcattttaa aaGCGCAGATATAATTCTCAAGAATCTCGGAATGTCAGAATCGAATTATGGTTTCAACGTTGGAATGTTGTTTCTGCAATTGGTTGCTTTCAAGTGTTTAGCATATTTCACACTACGCCGAAAACTATTCTCTCAATGA